A single window of Methylobacterium nodulans ORS 2060 DNA harbors:
- the dnaG gene encoding DNA primase: MRYPPHLLEEIRARLPLSDVVGRKVRLKKAGREWRGLSPFNAEKTPSFYVNDQKQFYHCFSSGKHGDVFRFLQETEGLSFPEAVERLAAEAGVALPAPSRETRDSEERRRGALEVMELAAAFFESQLAGRPGGRARDYLARRGLGEAVQRDFRLGYAPGERFALRDHLAARDVPADLMIELGLLVGGEDIAVPYDRFRDRVIFPIRDLRGRVIAFGGRGLAPDAKPKYLNSPETPLFHKGSVLYNHHAARRAAHDTSRVIAVEGYVDVIAMTMGGHPETVAPLGTALTEDQLALLWRMADEPILCFDGDGAGRRAAYRALDVALPGLAPGKSLRFALLPEGQDPDDLLRSGGAAALDRVLEAARPLVEVLWSRETEMTPVDTPERRAGLAQRLRELVGQIRDETLRRFYRDEIEARLRSLGPSPAARARREAAPFVPRARLTDRAASPRLTARASPLLARSSLFAGGTSPREALIIGMLLVHPELLAGEVEDLAELDLASVDARALRQALIDHAAEGGIGDAEAVNARLERVGLAAAAGRIAAHVRPGDRWALDPHADPVRLEDALRQAVILHRKAGSLHSELRAAERALAEEETEANFAWLRDVLDRLAFVAAAEADADQEADGVASL; encoded by the coding sequence TTGCGCTACCCGCCTCACCTGCTGGAAGAGATCCGCGCCCGGCTGCCCCTGTCCGACGTGGTCGGCCGGAAGGTGCGCCTGAAGAAGGCCGGCCGCGAGTGGCGCGGGCTGTCGCCCTTCAACGCCGAGAAGACGCCGTCCTTCTACGTGAACGACCAGAAGCAGTTCTACCACTGCTTCTCGTCGGGCAAGCACGGCGACGTGTTCCGCTTCCTCCAGGAGACGGAAGGGCTCTCTTTCCCGGAGGCGGTGGAGCGCCTCGCGGCGGAGGCCGGGGTGGCGCTGCCGGCGCCGAGCCGCGAGACCCGCGACAGCGAGGAGCGCCGCCGCGGCGCCCTCGAGGTGATGGAACTCGCCGCCGCCTTCTTCGAGAGCCAGCTCGCCGGGCGACCGGGCGGGCGGGCGCGCGACTATCTCGCGCGGCGGGGCCTGGGGGAAGCGGTGCAGCGCGACTTCCGCCTCGGCTATGCGCCCGGCGAGCGCTTCGCGCTGCGCGACCATCTCGCCGCCCGGGACGTGCCCGCCGACCTGATGATCGAGCTCGGCCTCCTCGTCGGGGGCGAGGACATCGCGGTGCCCTACGACCGCTTCCGCGACCGGGTGATCTTCCCGATCCGCGACCTGCGCGGGCGGGTGATCGCCTTCGGGGGGCGGGGGCTCGCGCCGGACGCCAAGCCCAAATACCTCAACTCCCCGGAGACGCCGCTCTTCCACAAGGGCTCGGTGCTCTACAACCACCACGCCGCCCGGCGCGCCGCGCACGACACAAGCCGGGTGATCGCCGTCGAGGGCTATGTCGACGTGATCGCCATGACGATGGGCGGGCACCCGGAAACGGTGGCGCCGCTCGGCACCGCGCTCACGGAGGACCAGCTCGCCCTCCTGTGGCGGATGGCCGACGAGCCGATCCTGTGCTTCGATGGCGACGGGGCGGGGCGCCGGGCCGCCTACCGGGCCCTCGACGTGGCCCTTCCCGGGCTCGCTCCGGGCAAGTCCCTGCGCTTCGCGCTGCTGCCGGAGGGCCAGGATCCGGACGACCTGCTGCGCTCCGGCGGCGCCGCGGCGCTCGATCGCGTGCTGGAGGCCGCCCGCCCGCTCGTGGAGGTGCTGTGGTCGCGCGAGACCGAGATGACGCCCGTCGACACGCCGGAGCGCCGCGCCGGCCTCGCCCAGCGCCTGCGCGAGCTGGTCGGCCAGATCCGCGACGAGACCCTGCGGCGCTTCTACCGCGACGAGATCGAGGCGCGGCTGCGCAGCCTCGGACCAAGCCCCGCAGCGCGCGCACGGCGCGAGGCGGCTCCCTTCGTGCCGCGCGCGCGCCTTACGGACCGCGCCGCCTCGCCGCGGCTCACCGCGCGGGCGAGCCCCCTGCTCGCCCGGTCGTCGCTGTTCGCGGGCGGCACCTCGCCGCGCGAGGCGCTCATCATCGGCATGCTCCTCGTCCATCCCGAACTCCTCGCCGGGGAGGTGGAGGACCTCGCGGAACTCGACCTCGCGAGCGTGGATGCGCGCGCCCTGCGCCAGGCGCTGATCGACCATGCGGCCGAGGGTGGGATCGGGGACGCGGAGGCCGTCAACGCGAGGCTCGAGCGGGTGGGGCTTGCCGCAGCGGCCGGGCGAATCGCCGCGCATGTGCGGCCGGGCGACCGCTGGGCCCTTGACCCGCATGCCGATCCCGTGCGTCTGGAAGACGCGCTGCGGCAGGCCGTGATCTTGCACCGCAAGGCGGGCTCTCTACATAGCGAGCTTCGGGCAGCCGAACGCGCCCTCGCCGAGGAGGAGACGGAGGCGAATTTCGCGTGGCTTCGCGACGTGTTGGATCGCTTGGCCTTTGTGGCCGCCGCCGAGGCCGATGCGGACCAGGAGGCCGACGGCGTCGCGTCCCTCTGA
- a CDS encoding transglycosylase domain-containing protein: MAKGRGGRVEPKFDAPEGRPDPASLDLRLTRGDRAGAAMARSKTGRGGKSAARGPAPRRRRSLLGRLVYGLVILGVWGVVALAGLVAYHASQLPPIDQLAVPKRPPNIAILASDGSLLANRGETGGRTVSIKELPPYLPRAFVAIEDRRFYGHLGIDPVGITRAIFRNLTSRGVAQGGSTLTQQLAKNLFLTQERTASRKIQEAILALWLEHKYTKDEILELYLNRVYFGAGAYGVEAAAQRYFAKPAKEVTLAEAAMLGGLVQAPSRLAPNRNLPAAQARAAQVLAAMQELGFAKPQEVKLALDKPARPNRAAGGGSANYVADLVMDVLDDYVGTIESDVTVSTTVDPVLQAAAEKALVDELNQKGARYNVAQGAVVAMRPDGAIRALVGGRDYAQSQFNRATTAKRQPGSAFKPFVYLAAVERGLTPDTVREDSPVSIKGWSPENYSRSYAGPVTLRDALAHSLNTVAVKLGMEVGPKAVVQTAQRLGITSPLQANASIALGTSEVTPLELVGAYAAFANGGTGVIPYVIASVKTTNGKIVYKRSPTGLGRVIDPNAVGMMNAMLHEVFVSGTARKGDIPGMDLAGKTGTSQDFRDAWFVGYSTSLVAGVWLGNDDGEPTKRVSGGNLPVEVWNRFMTTALRNDKVAALPGAARWRRGAGTVASAAPEQGIGGLIGELFGEPQAPPRPVPQPRGGPSREDRNFLERLFGIGD, encoded by the coding sequence ATGGCGAAGGGACGCGGCGGCCGGGTCGAGCCGAAGTTCGACGCGCCGGAGGGGCGCCCGGATCCGGCCTCCCTCGACCTGCGCCTGACGCGCGGCGACCGGGCGGGAGCGGCCATGGCACGATCGAAGACAGGACGAGGCGGAAAATCCGCCGCGCGCGGCCCGGCACCCCGGCGGCGGCGCTCGCTGCTCGGGCGCCTCGTCTACGGCCTGGTGATCCTCGGCGTCTGGGGCGTCGTCGCGCTCGCGGGCCTCGTGGCCTATCACGCCTCGCAGCTGCCCCCGATCGACCAGCTCGCGGTGCCCAAGCGCCCGCCGAACATCGCCATCCTGGCGAGCGACGGATCGCTGCTGGCCAATCGCGGCGAGACGGGCGGCCGCACGGTCTCGATCAAGGAACTGCCGCCCTACCTGCCGCGCGCCTTCGTGGCGATCGAGGACCGGCGCTTCTACGGCCATCTCGGGATCGATCCGGTCGGCATCACCCGGGCGATCTTCCGCAACCTGACCTCGCGCGGCGTGGCGCAGGGCGGCTCCACCCTGACCCAGCAGCTCGCCAAGAACCTCTTCCTCACCCAGGAGCGCACCGCCTCCCGCAAGATCCAGGAGGCGATCCTGGCGCTCTGGCTGGAGCACAAATACACGAAGGACGAGATCCTCGAACTCTATCTCAACCGGGTCTATTTCGGGGCGGGTGCCTACGGCGTCGAGGCGGCGGCGCAGCGCTACTTCGCCAAGCCCGCGAAGGAGGTGACGCTGGCGGAAGCCGCCATGCTGGGCGGCCTCGTCCAGGCGCCCTCGCGGCTCGCGCCCAACCGCAACCTGCCGGCCGCCCAGGCGCGCGCCGCGCAGGTGCTGGCGGCCATGCAGGAACTCGGCTTCGCCAAGCCCCAGGAGGTCAAGCTCGCCCTCGACAAGCCGGCCAGGCCCAACCGCGCGGCGGGCGGCGGCTCGGCCAACTACGTGGCCGATCTCGTGATGGATGTGCTCGACGATTATGTCGGCACGATCGAGAGCGACGTCACGGTCTCGACCACGGTCGATCCGGTTCTGCAGGCGGCGGCCGAGAAGGCCCTCGTCGACGAGCTCAACCAGAAGGGCGCCCGCTACAACGTCGCGCAGGGTGCGGTCGTCGCCATGCGGCCGGACGGAGCGATTCGCGCTCTCGTCGGCGGGCGCGACTACGCGCAGAGCCAGTTCAACCGCGCCACCACGGCGAAGCGGCAGCCGGGCTCCGCCTTCAAGCCCTTCGTCTATCTGGCGGCGGTCGAGCGGGGCCTCACCCCCGACACGGTGCGGGAGGATTCGCCGGTCAGCATCAAGGGCTGGAGCCCGGAGAACTACAGCCGCAGCTATGCGGGCCCGGTGACCCTGCGCGACGCCCTCGCCCATTCCCTCAACACGGTGGCGGTGAAGCTCGGGATGGAGGTCGGCCCCAAGGCGGTGGTGCAGACGGCGCAGCGCCTCGGCATCACCTCGCCGCTCCAGGCCAATGCTTCGATCGCGCTCGGCACCTCGGAGGTGACCCCCCTCGAACTCGTCGGCGCCTATGCGGCCTTCGCCAATGGCGGCACCGGCGTCATCCCGTACGTGATCGCCAGCGTGAAGACCACGAACGGCAAGATTGTCTACAAGCGCAGCCCGACCGGGCTCGGCCGCGTGATCGACCCGAACGCGGTCGGCATGATGAACGCGATGCTGCACGAGGTCTTCGTGAGCGGCACCGCCCGGAAGGGCGACATCCCGGGCATGGATCTCGCCGGCAAGACCGGCACCAGCCAGGATTTCCGTGACGCGTGGTTCGTCGGCTACTCGACCAGCCTGGTTGCGGGCGTGTGGCTCGGCAACGACGATGGCGAGCCGACGAAGCGCGTGAGTGGCGGCAACCTGCCGGTCGAGGTCTGGAACCGCTTCATGACCACGGCCCTGCGCAACGACAAGGTTGCGGCCCTGCCCGGCGCGGCCCGCTGGCGGCGCGGCGCCGGCACGGTGGCCTCGGCCGCGCCCGAGCAGGGGATCGGCGGCCTGATCGGTGAGCTGTTCGGCGAGCCGCAGGCCCCGCCGCGCCCGGTGCCTCAGCCGCGCGGCGGCCCGAGCCGCGAGGACCGCAACTTCCTCGAGCGGCTGTTCGGCATCGGAGACTAG
- a CDS encoding TonB-dependent receptor, whose product MMGLRRGLLVTTILVPCGAVGLAGRAAAQGDTIALEQIDVVPVTPVGGAGGAARAETGAAGGALPLSKVPFTAETVTARQFEQDRATLDPTFTLARTTPGVSLSDGQGNSFRQTLTYRGFDASPLQGAPQGLAVYQNGTRINEAFGDVVNWDLIPQVAINRIDLVTGNPIFGLNALGGAVNIAMKNGFTWQGQEVSVMGGSDGRILGTLQYGEVVGPWSFYFAGEGLKDDGWRFRSPSEIGRVYADIGHRTPDSEFHLIASGAKTFFGATSAAPVDLQRLTERAIFTNPQTIDTEAGQIQVTGKVNLSPTWDLAGNAYVRRFSQFVVDGNDGNFENCSTRSSFRGFLCFEDDGFSPAPGQTQAQFRNQFLILGPNGQPIPFRAGIPYGTHDTVRTEATGYGGTLQATNRDRVFDHANTFILGGSIDAASYTFKSASTLGVINPDLSVTTDPNNPTYGLIPGLGTGPIRTAAALGVAPSQVIGSNLYMGLYALDTFDVTDQLSLTAGARLNFARISTQDLTGFSPDVTGTHFFTRLNPVAGLTYRFFPWLTLYGGYSESNRAPTPLELACANPNRPCLLPNSLVADPPLQQVEAHTYEAGIRGTVPDVAEGGLLTYKLGFFRTDLTNDILQIAVPGNAARGYFVNVPATQRQGIEVAAEYVGERLRLYANYALIDATFQFRGDLSSPNNPLADDGLITVRPGNKLPLVPEHQIKAGFEYAITPQWKFGLNVAAFSSSYFRGDESNLNRKLPAYAIANLNTSVQLTRNMEVFALVTNLFNTRVPNFGTFLERTEPGELFANRYALNDPRTTALIQPLSVYGGMRVTW is encoded by the coding sequence ATGATGGGATTGCGTCGCGGACTTCTGGTCACGACGATCCTGGTGCCGTGCGGGGCCGTGGGGCTGGCCGGTCGCGCCGCCGCGCAGGGCGATACCATCGCCCTCGAGCAGATCGATGTCGTTCCGGTGACCCCGGTCGGCGGAGCCGGCGGTGCGGCCCGCGCCGAGACCGGCGCCGCCGGCGGCGCGCTGCCGCTCTCCAAGGTGCCGTTCACGGCCGAGACCGTCACCGCGCGCCAGTTCGAGCAGGACCGCGCCACCCTCGACCCCACCTTCACGCTGGCCCGCACCACCCCCGGCGTCAGCCTCTCGGACGGCCAGGGCAACAGCTTCCGCCAGACCCTCACCTATCGCGGCTTCGACGCCTCCCCGCTCCAGGGCGCGCCCCAGGGGCTGGCCGTCTACCAGAACGGCACCCGCATCAACGAGGCCTTCGGCGACGTCGTGAACTGGGACCTGATCCCCCAGGTCGCCATCAACCGCATCGACCTCGTCACCGGCAACCCGATCTTCGGCCTCAACGCGCTCGGCGGCGCGGTCAACATCGCGATGAAGAACGGCTTCACCTGGCAGGGCCAGGAAGTCTCGGTGATGGGCGGCTCGGACGGCCGCATCCTCGGCACCCTGCAATACGGCGAGGTGGTCGGGCCCTGGAGCTTCTACTTCGCCGGCGAGGGCCTCAAGGACGACGGCTGGCGCTTCAGGTCGCCCTCCGAGATCGGCCGCGTCTATGCCGATATCGGCCATCGCACGCCCGATTCCGAGTTCCACCTCATCGCCTCGGGCGCCAAGACCTTCTTCGGGGCCACCTCCGCCGCGCCGGTCGATCTCCAGCGCCTCACCGAGCGGGCGATTTTCACCAACCCGCAGACCATCGACACCGAGGCCGGCCAGATCCAGGTCACCGGCAAGGTGAACCTCTCCCCGACCTGGGACCTCGCGGGCAACGCCTATGTGCGCCGCTTCAGCCAGTTCGTGGTCGACGGCAACGACGGCAACTTCGAGAATTGCAGCACGCGCTCCTCTTTCCGCGGCTTTCTCTGTTTCGAGGACGACGGGTTCTCGCCCGCCCCCGGCCAGACCCAGGCGCAGTTCCGCAACCAGTTCCTGATCCTGGGGCCGAACGGCCAGCCGATCCCCTTCCGGGCAGGCATCCCGTACGGCACCCACGATACGGTCCGCACCGAGGCGACCGGCTACGGCGGCACGCTGCAGGCGACGAACCGCGACCGGGTGTTCGATCACGCCAACACCTTCATCCTCGGCGGCAGCATCGATGCGGCCTCCTACACCTTCAAGTCGGCGAGCACGCTCGGGGTGATCAACCCGGACCTGAGCGTCACCACCGACCCGAACAACCCGACCTACGGCCTGATCCCCGGGCTCGGCACCGGGCCGATCCGCACCGCCGCGGCGCTCGGCGTCGCGCCGAGCCAGGTGATCGGCTCGAACCTCTACATGGGCCTCTACGCCCTCGACACCTTCGACGTCACCGATCAGCTCTCGCTCACCGCCGGGGCGCGGCTGAACTTCGCGCGCATCTCCACCCAGGACCTGACCGGGTTCTCGCCGGATGTCACCGGCACGCACTTCTTCACCCGCCTCAACCCGGTGGCGGGCCTGACCTACCGGTTCTTCCCCTGGCTGACGCTGTATGGCGGCTACTCGGAATCGAACCGGGCGCCGACGCCGCTCGAACTGGCCTGCGCCAACCCGAACCGGCCCTGCCTGCTGCCGAACTCGCTGGTGGCCGACCCGCCGCTCCAGCAGGTGGAGGCACACACCTACGAGGCGGGGATCCGCGGCACGGTGCCGGACGTCGCCGAGGGGGGCCTGCTCACCTACAAGCTCGGCTTCTTCCGCACGGACCTGACCAACGACATCCTGCAGATCGCGGTGCCCGGCAATGCGGCGCGGGGCTATTTCGTGAACGTGCCGGCGACGCAGCGGCAGGGCATCGAGGTGGCGGCGGAGTATGTGGGCGAGCGTCTGCGGCTTTACGCCAACTACGCGCTGATCGACGCCACCTTCCAGTTCCGCGGCGACCTGTCCTCGCCCAACAACCCGCTGGCCGATGACGGGCTGATCACGGTGCGGCCGGGCAACAAGCTGCCGCTGGTGCCGGAGCACCAGATCAAGGCCGGCTTCGAGTACGCGATCACGCCGCAGTGGAAGTTCGGCCTGAACGTGGCGGCGTTCTCATCGTCGTACTTCCGGGGTGACGAGTCGAACCTGAACCGCAAGCTGCCGGCCTATGCGATCGCCAACCTGAACACGAGCGTGCAGCTGACGAGGAACATGGAGGTGTTCGCGCTGGTGACCAACCTGTTCAACACGCGCGTGCCGAACTTCGGCACCTTCCTGGAGCGGACGGAGCCGGGCGAGCTGTTCGCCAACCGCTACGCACTGAACGACCCGCGCACCACCGCTTTGATCCAGCCGCTCTCGGTCTATGGCGGCATGCGCGTGACCTGGTAG
- a CDS encoding ATP-binding protein — translation MFSEAVPSAAARPRLRLPSLWSGRPMRARLMVVVVLINLAAAAVSGAVIIVKARTATQVETAASMAVAEPLVAETLQMMQDAPVPGLFRVLTLRFQALRHVRVRLLDATQAVVGEKAGGGHAGRRRAPAWFARLIAPPVLSHEVPLVLQGRRIGTAIVTTEPSDEIDEVWGYALALGLTGTTLSLAMLATLFFAFGRLLRPLERLAEGLTRLEQQDYSPRLERPDTRELAVIAGRFNRLAEALEGARAANRQLTRQLLTAQDDERRRTALELHDEFGPCLFALEANSASIARIAGTLDEPARGRLQQRTDDIAAIVKRVQTINRALLSRLRPAGLGQAPLDACLDLLLRDLARHNPGVTIESAYEGLRRSYGDLVDLTAYRCVQEGVTNALRHAQGRRIAVRLEEDAAALRIRIADDGVGLAPVVATGRGLPGMRERVEALGGTLTLDAPGTGTVLMATIPLEAAADAADRPEAARA, via the coding sequence ATGTTCTCCGAGGCCGTCCCTTCCGCCGCGGCGCGGCCGCGGCTGCGCCTGCCCTCCCTGTGGTCCGGGCGGCCGATGCGGGCGCGCCTGATGGTGGTCGTCGTCCTCATCAATCTCGCGGCGGCGGCCGTCTCCGGGGCGGTGATCATCGTCAAGGCCCGCACGGCGACGCAGGTCGAGACCGCCGCCTCCATGGCCGTTGCCGAGCCGCTCGTGGCCGAGACCCTGCAGATGATGCAGGACGCCCCGGTGCCCGGCCTGTTCCGGGTGCTGACCCTGCGCTTCCAGGCCCTGCGCCACGTGCGGGTGCGCCTGCTCGACGCCACGCAAGCGGTCGTCGGCGAGAAGGCAGGCGGCGGGCACGCAGGCAGGCGCCGCGCGCCCGCGTGGTTCGCGCGCCTGATCGCGCCCCCGGTGCTGAGCCACGAGGTGCCGCTGGTGCTCCAGGGCCGCCGCATCGGCACCGCGATCGTCACCACGGAGCCATCCGACGAGATCGACGAGGTCTGGGGCTACGCGCTGGCGCTCGGCCTCACCGGGACGACCCTGAGCCTCGCCATGCTGGCGACCCTGTTCTTCGCCTTCGGGCGCCTGCTGCGTCCGCTCGAACGGCTCGCCGAGGGGCTGACGCGCCTGGAGCAGCAGGATTACAGCCCGCGCCTGGAGCGCCCGGACACCCGCGAGCTCGCGGTGATTGCCGGCCGCTTCAACCGCCTCGCCGAGGCGCTGGAGGGCGCCCGGGCGGCCAACCGCCAGCTCACCCGTCAGCTCCTCACCGCGCAGGACGACGAGCGGCGCCGCACGGCGCTCGAACTGCACGACGAGTTCGGGCCCTGCCTGTTCGCTCTCGAAGCCAACTCGGCCTCGATCGCCCGCATCGCCGGGACCCTCGACGAGCCGGCCCGCGGCCGGCTGCAGCAGCGCACCGACGACATCGCCGCCATCGTGAAGCGGGTGCAGACCATTAACCGGGCGCTCCTGAGCCGCCTGCGCCCGGCCGGGCTCGGACAGGCGCCGCTCGATGCCTGCCTCGACCTGCTGCTGCGCGACCTCGCCCGGCACAATCCCGGCGTGACGATCGAGAGCGCTTACGAGGGGCTGCGCCGCAGCTACGGCGATCTGGTGGACCTCACCGCCTATCGCTGCGTGCAGGAGGGCGTCACCAACGCGCTTCGCCACGCGCAGGGCCGCCGGATCGCCGTGCGGCTGGAGGAGGATGCTGCTGCGCTGAGGATCCGCATCGCGGATGACGGGGTGGGGCTCGCCCCCGTGGTCGCGACCGGGCGCGGCCTGCCCGGCATGCGCGAGCGCGTCGAGGCGCTCGGCGGCACCCTCACCCTCGATGCGCCCGGCACCGGCACGGTGCTCATGGCCACGATCCCGCTGGAGGCGGCGGCCGACGCTGCGGACCGCCCGGAGGCGGCGCGCGCGTGA
- a CDS encoding response regulator transcription factor: MTAILVVDDHPIVLQGCRRLLEETGAEVRVAATLAAGYRAVLRHRPDLAVIDLAFPGRDLAGLALLRRIAARGLPTRMLVFSMHADPAIIARALECGALGYVLKDAPADDLLRAVARVRSGRPYLDPSVAAEVALLRQDPRRAALGQMSPRERRILALLAQGRTYAEIARDLSVSYKTVTNACAALRQRLGLGTLTELTHFAVQHARDLA, from the coding sequence GTGACCGCGATCCTCGTCGTCGACGACCATCCGATCGTGCTCCAGGGCTGCCGCCGCCTCCTGGAGGAGACCGGCGCCGAGGTCCGGGTCGCCGCGACCCTGGCCGCGGGCTACCGCGCCGTGCTGCGCCACCGGCCCGACCTCGCGGTGATCGATCTCGCCTTCCCGGGCCGCGACCTCGCCGGCCTCGCCCTGCTGCGGCGGATTGCGGCGCGGGGACTGCCCACCCGCATGCTCGTCTTCAGCATGCATGCGGATCCGGCGATCATCGCCCGCGCGCTCGAATGCGGCGCCCTCGGCTACGTGCTCAAGGATGCGCCCGCCGACGACCTGCTCCGGGCCGTCGCGCGCGTGCGAAGCGGCCGCCCCTATCTCGATCCGTCGGTCGCCGCCGAGGTGGCCCTGCTGCGCCAGGATCCGCGCCGCGCGGCCCTGGGACAGATGAGCCCACGGGAGCGCCGCATCCTCGCGCTCCTCGCCCAGGGCCGGACCTATGCGGAGATCGCCCGGGACCTGTCCGTGAGCTACAAGACGGTCACGAATGCCTGCGCGGCCCTGCGTCAGCGCCTCGGCCTCGGCACGCTTACCGAACTCACGCATTTCGCGGTCCAGCACGCGCGCGACCTCGCCTGA
- a CDS encoding GGDEF domain-containing protein codes for MARSPGRRSSGTTPPRRSPRWKPRAQAIRERGSFTLDAEIVTARGNRRWMRLTGNVECENGTRVRIFGLKQDITAERMLWERTRFLAETDMLTGLANRSLFQARLASLDAAMAGPSGIGALLLIDLDGFKPVNDTFGHAAGDACLREVAARLTTVCREADLVARIMVARVVRALGCPTGQGPLIGDPRPAAQAAAWLAPADAVTRVA; via the coding sequence GTGGCGCGATCACCCGGGCGGAGATCGTCCGGCACTACACCCCCTCGTCGCTCGCCGCGATGGAAGCCGCGCGCGCAGGCTATCCGGGAGCGCGGCAGCTTCACGCTCGATGCGGAGATCGTCACCGCCCGCGGCAACCGGCGCTGGATGCGGCTGACCGGCAATGTCGAATGCGAGAACGGCACGCGGGTGCGCATCTTCGGCCTGAAGCAGGACATCACCGCGGAGCGGATGCTGTGGGAGCGCACGCGCTTCCTCGCCGAGACCGACATGCTCACCGGGCTCGCGAACCGCAGCCTGTTCCAGGCCCGGCTCGCGAGCCTCGACGCGGCGATGGCGGGCCCGTCCGGGATCGGCGCGCTGCTCCTCATCGACCTCGATGGCTTCAAGCCGGTCAACGACACCTTCGGCCACGCCGCCGGGGATGCCTGCCTGCGCGAGGTGGCGGCGCGGCTGACCACGGTCTGCCGGGAGGCCGATCTCGTCGCGCGCATCATGGTGGCCCGGGTCGTGCGCGCGCTCGGCTGCCCGACCGGGCAGGGGCCGCTGATCGGGGATCCGCGCCCGGCCGCGCAGGCAGCGGCGTGGCTCGCCCCCGCGGATGCCGTCACGCGGGTGGCCTAA
- the coaA gene encoding type I pantothenate kinase, with translation MALSTRPPQAELAASLDQATDHLSPYRVFSREEWAQLRADTPLTLTAEEVLRLQSLNDPISLEEVVAIYLPLSRLLSLYVAATQGLFKATQRFLLAEREVKVPYIIGVAGSVAVGKSTTARVLQALLARWPNTPKVDLVTTDGFLLPNAELGRLGLMERKGFPESYDTPMLLRFLADIKAGKRHVAAPLYSHLVYDVVPGETTVVDRPDILIVEGLNVLQPARLPRDGTAIPFVSDYFDFSVYLDAHEDDLHRWYVNRFLRLRLTAFRDPRSYFRKYAEVTEDEAIAIADGLWSRINLPNLRENIVPTRQRASLILAKGASHRIESVALRRL, from the coding sequence CTGGCGCTGTCGACCCGGCCGCCGCAGGCGGAGCTCGCCGCCAGCCTCGACCAGGCGACCGACCACCTGTCGCCCTACCGCGTCTTCTCCCGGGAGGAATGGGCGCAGCTGCGCGCCGACACGCCGCTGACGCTCACCGCCGAGGAGGTGCTGCGGCTGCAATCCCTCAACGATCCGATCTCCCTCGAGGAGGTCGTCGCCATCTACCTGCCGCTGTCGCGGCTGCTCTCGCTCTACGTCGCGGCCACCCAGGGGCTGTTCAAGGCAACCCAGCGCTTCCTCCTCGCCGAGCGCGAGGTGAAGGTGCCCTACATCATCGGCGTCGCGGGATCGGTCGCGGTCGGCAAGTCGACCACGGCCCGCGTGCTCCAGGCGCTCCTCGCCCGCTGGCCCAATACGCCGAAGGTCGATCTCGTCACCACGGACGGCTTCCTGCTGCCCAATGCCGAACTCGGCCGGCTCGGCCTGATGGAGCGCAAGGGCTTCCCGGAGAGCTACGACACGCCGATGCTGCTGCGCTTCCTCGCCGACATCAAGGCCGGCAAGCGCCACGTGGCGGCCCCGCTCTACTCGCACCTCGTCTACGACGTGGTCCCGGGCGAGACCACCGTGGTCGACCGCCCGGACATCCTCATCGTGGAGGGACTGAACGTCCTCCAGCCCGCGCGGCTTCCCCGCGACGGCACCGCGATCCCGTTCGTCTCCGACTATTTCGACTTCTCGGTCTACCTCGACGCCCACGAGGACGACCTGCACCGCTGGTACGTCAACCGCTTCCTGCGCCTGCGTCTCACCGCCTTCCGCGACCCGCGCTCCTATTTCCGCAAATATGCCGAGGTGACGGAGGACGAGGCGATCGCCATCGCGGACGGCCTGTGGTCGCGCATCAACCTGCCCAATCTGCGCGAGAACATCGTGCCCACCCGGCAGCGGGCGAGCCTGATCCTGGCCAAGGGCGCGAGCCACCGGATCGAGAGCGTGGCGCTCCGGCGGCTGTGA
- a CDS encoding phosphoribosyl-ATP diphosphatase, with protein MTTFTLADLDRIVRSRAAASPEESYTAKLIAAGPGKPAKKLGEEAVEAAIAAVQGDRTSLVSEAADVLYHLLVVLAGGGIPLEEVMAELERRTTQSGLAEKAARRRP; from the coding sequence ATGACCACCTTCACCCTTGCCGACCTAGACCGGATCGTCCGCAGCCGCGCCGCGGCCTCCCCGGAGGAATCCTACACGGCGAAGCTCATCGCGGCCGGGCCGGGGAAGCCGGCGAAGAAGCTCGGTGAGGAGGCGGTCGAAGCGGCGATCGCGGCCGTGCAGGGAGACCGCACGAGCCTCGTGTCCGAGGCCGCCGATGTGCTCTATCATCTGCTGGTGGTGCTGGCCGGGGGCGGCATCCCGCTGGAGGAGGTGATGGCGGAGCTGGAGCGGCGCACGACCCAGAGCGGGCTCGCCGAGAAGGCCGCACGGAGGCGGCCGTGA